In one Micromonospora polyrhachis genomic region, the following are encoded:
- a CDS encoding MFS transporter: MTTTTNQRKPATADGAPRGAALHLAVATAGFLLNFWAWALLGPLGPGIKERLGLSFAAQSLLVAVPVVVGSLGRIPVGALTDRYGARVMFPLVSLVTIIPVLTLSYVSSYAALIVTGFFLGIGGTAFAVGVPLVSGWYPPARRGFALGVFGIGMGGTAIANFTTVKLADNYGAKTPFLLVSAVLAGYAVLAFLLLRDAPNRQRPQGSAIARLLDVSRLAATWQLCFLYAVGFGGFVAFSVYLPAYLRTAYGLETGDAAMRTAGFVVLAVIARPVGGWLSDRLHPVPVLVWCFAGTALFAVIQAFQPPLMPIATIAFLGMAVLLGAASGGVFALVGKVAPADKVGTVTGLVGAAGGLGGFVPPLIMGWVYGAQGSYAIGLMLLSDVALAAAVYTAVKMSGLARRTD, encoded by the coding sequence ATGACAACCACCACGAACCAGCGGAAACCGGCCACTGCCGATGGAGCGCCCCGGGGGGCAGCCCTCCACCTTGCCGTGGCCACCGCCGGGTTCCTGCTCAACTTCTGGGCCTGGGCGTTGCTCGGCCCGCTCGGACCGGGCATCAAGGAACGCCTCGGGCTCAGCTTCGCCGCACAGTCGTTGCTCGTCGCCGTACCGGTGGTCGTCGGATCGCTGGGTCGTATCCCGGTCGGCGCGCTCACCGACCGGTACGGCGCGCGCGTGATGTTCCCACTGGTCAGCCTCGTCACCATCATCCCGGTGTTGACCCTGTCCTACGTTTCCTCGTACGCGGCGCTGATCGTCACCGGTTTCTTCCTCGGCATCGGCGGCACGGCCTTCGCCGTCGGCGTACCGCTCGTCTCCGGCTGGTATCCACCGGCCCGGCGGGGGTTCGCCCTCGGCGTGTTCGGCATCGGTATGGGCGGCACCGCCATCGCCAACTTCACCACCGTGAAGCTCGCTGACAACTACGGTGCCAAGACTCCCTTCCTGCTGGTCTCGGCGGTGCTGGCCGGCTACGCGGTGCTCGCGTTCCTGCTGCTGCGCGACGCACCCAACCGGCAGCGTCCCCAGGGCTCCGCGATTGCCCGGTTGCTCGACGTCAGCCGACTGGCGGCGACCTGGCAGTTGTGTTTCCTCTACGCGGTCGGCTTCGGCGGCTTCGTCGCGTTCAGCGTCTACCTGCCGGCCTACCTGCGCACCGCGTACGGGCTGGAGACCGGCGACGCGGCGATGCGTACCGCCGGGTTCGTGGTCCTGGCGGTGATCGCCCGCCCGGTGGGCGGCTGGCTCTCCGACCGGCTGCACCCGGTGCCGGTGCTCGTCTGGTGCTTCGCCGGGACCGCGTTGTTCGCCGTCATCCAGGCCTTCCAGCCGCCGCTGATGCCGATCGCCACGATCGCGTTCCTCGGCATGGCGGTGTTGCTCGGCGCGGCCAGCGGTGGGGTCTTCGCCCTGGTCGGCAAGGTCGCCCCGGCCGACAAGGTGGGCACCGTCACCGGACTGGTCGGCGCGGCCGGTGGTCTCGGCGGGTTCGTTCCGCCGCTGATCATGGGCTGGGTCTACGGCGCACAGGGCTCGTACGCCATCGGCCTGATGCTCCTGTCTGACGTGGCGCTGGCCGCCGCCGTCTACACCGCCGTCAAGATGAGCGGCCTCGCCCGTCGGACCGACTGA
- the narJ gene encoding nitrate reductase molybdenum cofactor assembly chaperone, translating to MNPSFWRIVAARAASLLLRYPDEQVMAALPILRDALDELPEAVAAPLRAVAAYRADADPTLLRAEYVQLFDFRRRCCLHLTYYTCGDTRKRGEALVGFSGAYKQAGLAVVDGELPDYLPAVLDLAAVDGAGWGLLRDNRIGLDLLADSLAAEKSIYQHCLVAIREMLPPPQPADLAAAAKLARTGPPMEQVGLEPFGLVDTTSGGRR from the coding sequence GTGAACCCGTCGTTCTGGCGGATTGTTGCGGCCCGGGCGGCGTCCCTGCTGCTGCGCTATCCCGACGAGCAGGTGATGGCCGCGCTGCCCATCCTGCGCGACGCCCTGGACGAGCTGCCGGAGGCGGTCGCCGCACCACTGCGTGCGGTGGCCGCGTACCGGGCCGATGCCGATCCGACCCTGTTGCGGGCCGAGTACGTGCAACTATTCGATTTCCGTCGCCGCTGCTGCCTGCATCTGACCTACTACACCTGTGGGGACACCCGGAAACGCGGTGAGGCGCTGGTCGGCTTCTCCGGCGCGTACAAGCAGGCGGGGCTGGCCGTGGTCGACGGTGAGTTGCCCGACTACCTGCCGGCGGTGCTGGACCTGGCGGCTGTCGACGGTGCCGGTTGGGGGCTGCTGCGGGACAACCGGATCGGCCTGGACCTGCTCGCCGATTCGCTGGCAGCGGAGAAGTCCATCTACCAGCATTGTCTGGTGGCGATCCGCGAGATGCTGCCACCCCCGCAACCGGCGGACCTGGCCGCGGCCGCAAAGCTGGCCCGCACCGGTCCCCCGATGGAACAGGTGGGCCTGGAACCGTTCGGACTTGTCGACACCACATCCGGAGGGCGTCGGTGA
- a CDS encoding condensation domain-containing protein, with product MHTSRPTVPRQLGQTKSAYADFHGEQATTAPLTWGQRAMWRSVAEFEAQENFLNLRRVLAVSSRVEADVQTVSRVVGQLVSRHESLRTRIEAVDGELRQRTFATGRLPLLVHAVSGGDPEGCSGGDPMGRSAAQALADRWGQPRFEHSDEWPLRVALVTVDHRVRQIVLVFSHSTVDFHAVEIVLRDLRLLLLRGKLTTRPGLQSVDVARREQQVERGRSDRAIAYWVRQFRQQPPGMLVTAGPGSTPRYRKGSLVSPAIDAATRLIAARHRVSTATVLLAAVAAVSTATSGGPGCGLVTMANNRFQPAYDDAVSKLNQLGFCALDLADQPSFTELLSRTRQASLDGYRHAYYDPAAMQSAFVELGLDFGTVLAPYCYVNDIRLPHEPRPAATGPDEAAVRAMRAATTFTWTEAFDRFAWRCRIQVVDAPGAVELVITTDTRYLSSDRAHRFLCEIEEALVVAAFAEDGAQAPA from the coding sequence ATGCACACCTCCCGGCCGACCGTCCCCCGCCAACTTGGTCAGACGAAGTCGGCGTACGCGGACTTCCACGGTGAACAGGCGACGACCGCGCCGCTCACCTGGGGACAGCGGGCGATGTGGCGTTCCGTGGCGGAGTTCGAGGCACAGGAGAACTTCCTCAACCTCCGCCGCGTCCTCGCCGTCTCCTCGCGGGTCGAGGCGGACGTCCAGACGGTGAGCCGGGTGGTCGGTCAGCTGGTCAGCCGGCACGAGTCACTGCGTACCCGAATCGAAGCCGTCGACGGTGAGCTGCGCCAGCGGACCTTCGCCACCGGTCGACTGCCGCTGCTGGTCCATGCCGTATCCGGAGGTGACCCGGAGGGGTGCTCCGGCGGCGACCCGATGGGACGCTCCGCCGCGCAGGCCCTGGCGGACCGGTGGGGACAGCCACGATTCGAACACTCCGACGAGTGGCCGCTACGGGTCGCCCTGGTGACGGTCGATCACCGGGTACGGCAGATCGTGCTGGTCTTCAGTCACTCCACGGTGGACTTCCATGCCGTCGAGATCGTCCTGCGGGACCTGCGGCTGCTCCTACTGCGGGGGAAGCTGACCACCCGACCCGGCCTCCAGTCGGTCGACGTGGCCCGGCGCGAGCAGCAGGTCGAGCGCGGACGCTCGGACCGGGCGATCGCCTACTGGGTACGGCAGTTCCGGCAGCAACCACCGGGCATGCTCGTCACCGCCGGTCCGGGATCCACTCCTCGCTACCGGAAGGGCTCGCTGGTCTCCCCGGCCATCGACGCCGCCACCCGGCTGATCGCGGCCCGACACCGGGTCAGCACCGCCACCGTCCTCCTGGCGGCGGTAGCGGCGGTCTCCACCGCGACCAGCGGGGGACCAGGCTGCGGGCTCGTCACGATGGCGAACAACCGCTTCCAGCCGGCGTACGACGACGCCGTCAGCAAGCTCAACCAGCTCGGGTTCTGTGCCCTGGATCTGGCCGACCAGCCGAGCTTCACCGAGTTGTTGTCCCGGACCCGGCAGGCGTCGCTGGACGGCTATCGGCACGCCTACTACGACCCGGCCGCCATGCAGAGCGCCTTCGTCGAGTTGGGACTCGACTTCGGCACCGTGCTGGCACCGTACTGCTACGTCAACGACATCCGTCTGCCCCACGAGCCCCGGCCGGCTGCGACCGGCCCGGACGAGGCCGCGGTGCGGGCGATGCGGGCGGCGACGACCTTCACCTGGACGGAGGCGTTCGACCGGTTCGCCTGGCGCTGCCGGATCCAGGTGGTCGACGCGCCCGGCGCGGTCGAGTTGGTGATCACCACCGACACCCGCTACCTGTCGTCCGACCGGGCCCACCGCTTCCTGTGTGAGATCGAGGAGGCCCTGGTCGTGGCGGCCTTCGCAGAGGACGGTGCTCAGGCACCAGCGTGA
- a CDS encoding MoaD/ThiS family protein, which translates to MMSTVRVRYFAGARAAAGVAEEDVSATNLGDLLDHLAGRHGSALAAALAVCSYLVDGVQWRDRSIPLPAAATVDVLPPFAGG; encoded by the coding sequence ATGATGAGCACAGTACGCGTTCGTTACTTCGCGGGTGCCCGCGCCGCCGCCGGGGTGGCGGAGGAGGACGTCTCCGCCACCAACCTCGGCGACCTGCTGGACCATCTGGCCGGCCGACACGGCTCCGCCCTGGCGGCGGCACTGGCAGTCTGTAGCTATCTGGTGGACGGTGTCCAGTGGCGGGATCGTTCGATACCACTGCCGGCAGCCGCCACCGTTGACGTCCTGCCACCGTTCGCCGGTGGCTGA
- the narH gene encoding nitrate reductase subunit beta, which translates to MRVMAQMAMVMNLDKCIGCHTCSVTCKQAWTNRSGVEYVWFNNVETRPGQGYPRTYENQERWEGGWVRTRSGRLKPKAGGRVKKLFSIFANPKMPSMQDYYEPWTYDYEHLINAPAGDDIPVARPKSLLTGQDTKITWSANWDDSLAGGNEIAAGDPILAKVSDQVRQEYEKAFMFFLPRICEHCLNPSCAASCPSGAIYKRAEDGIVLVDQDRCRGWRMCITGCPYKKVYFNHRTGKAEKCTFCFPRIEIGQPTICSETCVGRLRYLGLMLYDADAVAAAAAVEDEHDLYAAQRSVFLDPFDPNVVAAARAADIPDDWIDAAQRSPIWDLITKYQVALPLHPEYRTMPMVWYIPPLSPVVDVLRETGHDGEDAGNLFGAVDALRIPVDYLAGLFTAGDPAPVRAVLNRLAAMRAYQRRINLGETPDESIAEAVGMTGQQMDDMYRLLAIAKYEQRYVIPAAHAEDAHRLEQIGTECSLEYEGGPGMGGGGPYGQGPFGESSGQTAPIQVETFHMQINRQTADTVAEAENPEIRVNLLNWDGKGHPPGLFPPQSRNSDAKDGGDQ; encoded by the coding sequence ATGCGGGTCATGGCACAGATGGCGATGGTGATGAACCTCGACAAGTGCATCGGCTGCCACACCTGCTCGGTCACCTGCAAGCAGGCGTGGACCAACCGGTCCGGTGTCGAGTACGTCTGGTTCAACAACGTGGAGACCCGGCCCGGGCAGGGCTATCCCCGCACGTACGAGAACCAGGAGCGGTGGGAGGGCGGCTGGGTGCGTACCCGGTCGGGCCGCCTCAAGCCCAAGGCCGGCGGCCGGGTGAAGAAGCTCTTCAGCATCTTCGCCAACCCGAAGATGCCCTCGATGCAGGACTACTACGAGCCCTGGACGTACGACTACGAGCACCTGATCAACGCACCGGCCGGGGACGACATCCCGGTGGCCCGGCCCAAGTCGCTACTCACCGGCCAGGACACGAAGATCACCTGGAGTGCCAACTGGGACGACTCGTTGGCCGGCGGCAACGAGATCGCCGCGGGTGACCCGATCCTGGCGAAGGTCTCCGACCAGGTACGTCAGGAGTACGAAAAAGCGTTCATGTTCTTTCTGCCGCGTATCTGCGAGCACTGCCTGAACCCATCCTGCGCCGCGTCCTGCCCCTCGGGCGCGATCTACAAGCGGGCCGAGGACGGGATCGTGCTGGTCGACCAGGACCGGTGCCGGGGCTGGCGGATGTGCATCACCGGCTGCCCGTACAAGAAGGTGTACTTCAACCACCGCACGGGCAAGGCCGAGAAGTGCACGTTCTGCTTCCCGCGCATCGAGATCGGGCAGCCCACCATCTGCTCGGAGACCTGCGTCGGGCGGCTGCGTTACCTCGGACTGATGCTCTATGACGCCGACGCGGTCGCCGCGGCGGCGGCCGTCGAGGACGAGCACGACCTGTACGCGGCCCAGCGTTCGGTCTTCCTCGACCCGTTCGACCCGAACGTGGTCGCCGCCGCCCGGGCTGCCGACATCCCGGACGACTGGATCGACGCGGCGCAGCGTTCCCCGATCTGGGATCTGATCACGAAGTACCAGGTCGCTCTGCCGCTGCATCCGGAATACCGGACCATGCCGATGGTCTGGTACATCCCGCCGTTGTCGCCCGTGGTGGACGTGCTGCGGGAGACCGGCCACGACGGCGAGGACGCCGGCAACCTCTTCGGCGCGGTGGACGCGCTACGGATCCCGGTGGACTACCTCGCCGGCCTGTTCACGGCCGGTGACCCGGCCCCGGTGCGGGCGGTGCTCAACCGGCTCGCCGCGATGCGCGCCTACCAGCGGCGTATCAACCTGGGCGAGACGCCCGACGAGTCGATCGCCGAGGCAGTCGGCATGACCGGCCAGCAGATGGACGACATGTACCGCCTGCTGGCCATCGCCAAGTACGAACAGCGCTACGTCATCCCGGCCGCGCACGCGGAGGACGCGCACCGCCTCGAACAGATCGGCACCGAGTGCAGCCTGGAGTACGAGGGCGGACCGGGCATGGGCGGCGGTGGCCCGTACGGGCAGGGACCATTCGGCGAGTCCTCCGGTCAGACCGCCCCGATCCAGGTGGAGACCTTCCACATGCAGATCAACCGGCAGACCGCCGACACGGTGGCCGAGGCGGAAAACCCGGAGATCCGCGTCAACCTGCTCAACTGGGACGGCAAGGGCCATCCTCCGGGTCTCTTCCCACCCCAGTCGAGAAATTCGGACGCCAAGGACGGAGGCGACCAGTGA
- a CDS encoding condensation domain-containing protein — protein sequence METLAYAEFRADGTETAPLTWAQHVMWRAAALDTSNRHHLFMNLRRTVPVSTRVRADLASVTRAIGMLVSRHGSLRTRVRSVDGVTQQETASVGRLPLLVTESDGDPVEAAQVLAGRLADVAFDHAAEWPLRVGLVLAEGRVRQVVLVFSHSTVDAHAADVVLRDLRLILLRGAIATPPGPQSVQVARDQHGVDRHRSDRSVAYWVRQFGRLPDESMEPTRSELDPRLHRGVLVSSAIDAATRLIAARHRVSVSAVLLAGVTALAAGESGRETCGLFNMAHNRFRTEYANAVANLGQIGFCVLDVVDRPSFVDLLSRVWRASLDGYRHAYYEPAAMRGKFEELGYEYATAFLPHYYFNDVRLPGGGVTETVAMTQGELRAAMGRSTFSWTRGLDRASWHLLTHVTDEPGAVGITLSIDTRFRSPESVEPFLRNLEQLLVTAAFRDVPWPWKPR from the coding sequence ATGGAAACCCTGGCCTATGCCGAGTTCCGGGCTGACGGGACGGAGACCGCACCACTTACCTGGGCCCAACACGTGATGTGGCGGGCTGCCGCTCTCGATACCTCGAATCGGCACCATCTGTTCATGAATCTCCGGCGGACGGTACCCGTCTCCACCCGGGTACGGGCCGATCTGGCGAGCGTGACCCGGGCGATCGGCATGCTGGTCAGCCGGCACGGGTCGCTGCGTACCCGGGTCCGGTCCGTCGATGGTGTGACGCAGCAGGAGACGGCATCGGTCGGTCGGCTGCCGCTGCTGGTCACCGAGTCTGACGGGGATCCTGTCGAGGCCGCGCAGGTGCTGGCGGGACGGCTGGCCGATGTCGCGTTCGACCATGCGGCCGAGTGGCCGCTACGCGTCGGCCTGGTGCTGGCGGAGGGCCGGGTACGGCAGGTCGTGCTCGTTTTCAGTCATTCCACGGTGGACGCCCACGCGGCCGATGTGGTGCTGCGCGACCTGCGGCTGATCCTGCTGCGCGGGGCGATCGCGACTCCACCCGGGCCGCAGTCGGTGCAGGTAGCCCGGGATCAGCACGGGGTGGACCGCCATCGTTCGGACCGGTCGGTGGCGTACTGGGTCCGGCAGTTCGGCCGCCTGCCCGACGAGTCGATGGAGCCGACCCGCTCGGAACTCGACCCACGGTTGCACCGGGGGGTGTTGGTCTCCTCGGCGATCGACGCCGCTACGCGGCTGATCGCGGCCCGGCACCGGGTCAGTGTCTCCGCGGTGCTGCTCGCCGGTGTGACGGCGCTGGCGGCCGGCGAGAGCGGACGTGAGACCTGCGGTTTGTTCAATATGGCGCACAATCGTTTCCGGACCGAGTACGCAAATGCCGTGGCAAATCTGGGACAGATCGGATTTTGCGTGCTCGACGTGGTCGATCGGCCGAGCTTTGTCGACCTTTTGTCCCGAGTCTGGCGGGCTTCCCTGGACGGCTATCGGCACGCCTACTATGAGCCGGCGGCGATGCGGGGGAAATTTGAGGAGCTAGGGTACGAATACGCTACCGCGTTTCTTCCGCACTACTATTTCAACGACGTCCGGCTGCCGGGTGGAGGAGTCACCGAAACGGTGGCGATGACCCAGGGTGAGCTACGTGCCGCCATGGGACGTAGCACCTTCTCCTGGACCAGGGGATTGGATCGGGCATCCTGGCACCTGCTGACCCACGTCACCGACGAACCAGGCGCGGTCGGGATAACCCTCAGCATCGATACGCGATTCCGGTCACCGGAGTCGGTGGAGCCGTTCCTGCGCAACCTTGAGCAGTTGTTGGTCACGGCGGCCTTCCGCGACGTGCCCTGGCCGTGGAAGCCGAGGTAG
- a CDS encoding DUF6457 domain-containing protein, giving the protein MDTQAPLWEWLVAAATALDTPELSEHDIATLLDLVREVAHGVCRPAGPLAAYLIGVAVGRGADPRVAAAIIGGLVTEEQSVAAPTAASVTTLRSSTSRLVPPPAA; this is encoded by the coding sequence ATGGACACCCAGGCCCCGTTGTGGGAGTGGCTCGTGGCCGCAGCCACGGCCCTGGACACTCCGGAACTGTCGGAACACGACATCGCCACACTTCTCGACCTCGTACGCGAGGTGGCGCACGGGGTATGCCGACCGGCCGGTCCGCTGGCGGCCTACCTCATCGGTGTGGCGGTGGGCCGGGGTGCTGACCCACGGGTGGCGGCGGCCATCATCGGGGGCCTGGTCACCGAAGAGCAGTCGGTGGCGGCGCCGACGGCGGCCTCGGTCACGACGCTACGATCGTCGACCAGCCGTCTGGTGCCGCCACCGGCCGCCTAA
- the narI gene encoding respiratory nitrate reductase subunit gamma yields the protein MNVLLWVVFPYLAIAILIGGLIWRYRYDKFGWTTRSSQLYETAILRWGSPLFHFGILMVLIGHVGGLLIPKSWTEAVGITEHAYHLMAVFIGTVAGFCTLIGMIILIARRRLTGPVFAATTRNDKAMYVVLAAVIVLGLLSTVRANVSGNGYDYRETISPWFRSLFYFSPDPEVMAGVPTGFQIHVVSAFALFAFWPFTRLVHAFSAPIGYATRPYIVYRSRGDRPGLRPTRPGWGGPPQLPTAQTRRARPR from the coding sequence ATGAATGTGTTGCTTTGGGTGGTCTTTCCCTATCTGGCCATCGCGATCCTGATCGGTGGCCTAATCTGGCGTTACCGTTACGACAAGTTCGGCTGGACCACGCGCTCCTCACAGCTCTACGAGACGGCGATCCTGCGTTGGGGCAGCCCATTGTTCCACTTCGGCATTCTCATGGTGCTCATCGGACACGTCGGGGGGCTGCTGATCCCCAAGTCGTGGACCGAGGCTGTCGGCATCACCGAGCACGCCTATCACCTGATGGCTGTCTTCATCGGCACGGTGGCCGGCTTCTGCACCCTGATCGGCATGATCATCCTGATCGCCCGCCGACGTCTGACCGGGCCGGTCTTCGCGGCTACCACTCGCAACGACAAGGCCATGTACGTGGTGCTGGCCGCGGTCATCGTGCTCGGCCTGCTCAGCACCGTACGGGCCAACGTATCGGGCAACGGCTACGACTACCGGGAGACCATCTCCCCCTGGTTCCGGTCGCTGTTCTACTTCAGCCCGGATCCGGAGGTGATGGCCGGCGTACCGACCGGCTTCCAGATCCACGTCGTGTCGGCGTTCGCGCTCTTCGCCTTCTGGCCGTTCACCCGCCTGGTGCACGCGTTCAGCGCGCCGATCGGCTACGCCACCCGCCCGTACATCGTCTATCGCAGCCGGGGCGACCGGCCCGGTCTGCGTCCCACCCGCCCGGGCTGGGGTGGCCCACCACAGCTGCCCACCGCCCAGACCCGACGGGCTCGGCCGCGATGA